Proteins encoded together in one Chitinophaga sp. LS1 window:
- a CDS encoding RNA polymerase sigma factor has product MTDQFTTWVREAADGNQLAYGYLYTHHYPRLQVAITFITQDKDETEEILQETFLRIWKTKEKLLLVRSFEDYAFRVAKNLLFDLLRRKKVHLKAIDTIFRHQDDATTGGDHQLVYKEYHDIATRAIDTLDPQKKEIFLLRTQEGLSFEEIAAKCGIAVVTVKKHFYAAFHTLKKLLNEHGGVFTFLLIVWSRGH; this is encoded by the coding sequence TTGACGGATCAATTCACAACATGGGTAAGAGAAGCGGCGGACGGAAATCAGCTGGCATATGGTTATTTATATACCCATCATTACCCCCGTCTGCAGGTTGCCATTACCTTTATTACCCAGGATAAGGACGAAACCGAAGAGATCCTGCAGGAGACTTTCCTCCGTATCTGGAAAACAAAAGAGAAGTTATTACTGGTACGGTCATTTGAAGACTACGCCTTCCGGGTAGCCAAAAACCTCCTGTTCGACCTCCTCCGGCGCAAAAAGGTGCACCTGAAAGCCATCGACACCATCTTCCGGCATCAGGACGATGCCACTACCGGTGGTGATCATCAGCTGGTTTATAAAGAATACCATGACATTGCCACCCGTGCCATCGATACCCTCGATCCTCAGAAAAAGGAGATTTTCCTGCTGCGCACACAGGAAGGACTCAGTTTTGAAGAAATTGCCGCCAAATGCGGGATCGCTGTAGTCACCGTCAAAAAACATTTTTACGCAGCTTTTCATACCCTCAAAAAGCTTCTGAATGAGCATGGTGGTGTATTTACCTTCCTCCTCATCGTCTGGTCCAGGGGCCATTAG